From a single Nostoc edaphicum CCNP1411 genomic region:
- the nifB gene encoding nitrogenase cofactor biosynthesis protein NifB produces MTSPSTRLLNSNATESPTQAKSGGCGCDSTTSTTVERDEKLQERIAKHPCYSEDAHHHYARMHVAVAPACNIQCNYCNRKYDCANESRPGVVSELLTPEQAAHKALVIGGKIPQMTVVGIAGPGDPLANPEKTFRTFELIAEQAPDIKLCLSTNGLMLPDYIDRIKQLNIDHVTITINMVDPEIGAKIYPWVHYRRKRYRGIEGARILHERQMEGLQALKDADILCKVNSVMIPGINDHHLVEVNRVIREKGAFLHNIMPLISAPEHGTHFGLTGQRGPTPKELKEVQDNCSGNMKMMRHCRQCRADAVGLLGEDRSQEFSKEKFLEMTPEYDMEQRATVHEGIEKFKEELKVAKDKALAGKKFANSPKILVAVATKGGGLVNQHFGHAKEFQIYEVGGDEVRFVSHRKIDQYCQGGYGEEASFEHIMKAIADCKAVLVSKIGNCPQEKLQEAGIKTIEAYDVIEKVALEFYEQYVKELGNNE; encoded by the coding sequence ATGACATCACCGTCTACACGACTCCTCAACTCCAACGCTACGGAATCGCCAACCCAAGCAAAATCAGGTGGTTGCGGCTGTGACAGCACCACCAGCACCACCGTGGAAAGGGACGAAAAGCTCCAAGAACGCATTGCTAAACATCCCTGCTACAGCGAAGACGCTCATCACCACTACGCCCGGATGCACGTTGCAGTTGCACCAGCTTGCAACATTCAATGCAACTATTGCAACCGCAAATATGATTGCGCTAACGAAAGCCGTCCTGGAGTAGTTAGCGAATTGCTAACACCAGAACAAGCAGCACACAAAGCTTTGGTCATTGGTGGCAAGATTCCCCAAATGACAGTTGTGGGAATTGCTGGCCCTGGCGACCCTCTGGCGAACCCAGAAAAGACTTTCCGCACATTTGAGTTGATTGCAGAGCAAGCACCAGACATCAAGCTGTGCTTATCAACCAATGGTTTAATGCTGCCAGACTACATCGATCGCATTAAACAATTAAATATAGATCACGTAACGATCACCATTAACATGGTAGATCCAGAGATCGGTGCTAAGATTTATCCTTGGGTTCACTACAGACGCAAGCGTTATAGAGGCATTGAAGGCGCAAGAATCCTCCACGAAAGACAGATGGAAGGATTGCAAGCCCTGAAAGACGCTGACATCTTATGCAAAGTCAACTCCGTGATGATTCCCGGAATTAATGACCATCACTTAGTCGAAGTGAATCGAGTCATCCGTGAGAAAGGTGCATTCTTGCACAACATCATGCCATTGATTTCTGCACCAGAACATGGCACACACTTCGGTTTAACCGGTCAACGCGGCCCCACACCCAAAGAACTCAAAGAAGTTCAAGACAACTGCTCTGGTAACATGAAAATGATGCGTCACTGTCGCCAGTGCCGTGCCGATGCAGTCGGATTATTGGGAGAAGACCGCAGCCAGGAGTTTTCCAAAGAGAAATTCTTGGAAATGACTCCAGAATACGACATGGAGCAACGCGCTACCGTTCACGAAGGGATTGAGAAGTTTAAAGAAGAACTTAAAGTAGCCAAAGATAAAGCGCTAGCCGGCAAGAAATTTGCTAACAGTCCGAAAATCCTCGTTGCAGTAGCAACCAAAGGCGGTGGATTGGTAAACCAACACTTCGGTCATGCGAAAGAATTCCAAATTTACGAAGTGGGTGGGGATGAAGTTCGCTTTGTTAGCCATCGCAAAATTGACCAATACTGCCAAGGTGGATACGGCGAAGAAGCTTCTTTTGAGCATATTATGAAAGCGATCGCAGATTGCAAAGCAGTTTTAGTCTCCAAGATTGGTAACTGTCCTCAAGAAAAATTGCAAGAAGCTGGAATCAAGACAATTGAAGCTTACGACGTAATTGAAAAGGTTGCTTTAGAGTTTTACGAGCAATACGTTAAGGAATTAGGGAATAACGAATAG
- a CDS encoding 4Fe-4S binding protein, which translates to MAYKILTSQCISCNLCLTVCPTNAVKVVDGQHWIDPELCTNCIGSIHTVPQCKAGCPTCDGCIKQPSDYWEGWFANYNRVVAKLTNKQDYWERWFNCYSQKYSEQLQKRQPQKMAAEA; encoded by the coding sequence ATGGCTTACAAAATTCTTACTAGCCAGTGTATTTCCTGCAATCTCTGTCTAACGGTATGTCCCACAAATGCAGTTAAAGTGGTTGATGGACAGCACTGGATTGACCCTGAACTTTGTACAAACTGTATTGGTAGCATTCATACCGTGCCTCAGTGTAAAGCTGGTTGTCCCACCTGCGACGGTTGCATTAAGCAGCCTAGCGATTATTGGGAAGGCTGGTTTGCCAATTACAACCGCGTAGTTGCTAAATTAACAAATAAACAAGATTACTGGGAACGTTGGTTTAACTGCTATTCCCAGAAATACTCGGAACAGTTGCAAAAGCGCCAACCCCAAAAAATGGCAGCAGAAGCTTAA
- the nifS gene encoding cysteine desulfurase NifS, which produces MQNNCIYLDNNATTKVDPEVIEVMLPYLTDYYGNPSSMHTFGGQVGKAVRTAREQLAAILGADESEIVYTSCGTEGDNAAIRAALLAQPEKRHIVTTQVEHPAVLNVCKQLETQGYTVTYLSVNNQGQLDLDELEASLTGNTALVTIMYANNETGTVFPIEQIGLRVKESGAIFHVDAVQAVGKIPLNMKTSTVDMLTLSGHKLHGPKGIGALYIRRGVRFRPFMIGGHQERGRRAGTENVPAIIALGKAAELELLHLEEATARERKLRDRLEQTLLAKIPDCVVNGDVTQRLPNTTNIGFKYIEGEAILLLLNKYGICASSGSACTSGSLEPSHVLRAMGLPYTTLHGSIRFSLCRYTTEAEIDQVIEVMPSIVERLRALSPFKNDDAGWLQGQEQALAHR; this is translated from the coding sequence ATGCAAAATAACTGCATCTATCTCGATAATAATGCCACCACTAAGGTAGACCCAGAAGTTATAGAGGTAATGCTACCTTACCTGACGGATTATTACGGCAATCCCTCCAGTATGCATACTTTTGGTGGGCAAGTCGGTAAAGCAGTGAGAACAGCAAGAGAACAACTTGCAGCCATCCTGGGAGCCGATGAGTCTGAAATTGTCTACACAAGTTGTGGAACTGAGGGAGATAACGCCGCGATTCGAGCCGCACTGTTAGCGCAACCAGAAAAGCGCCACATCGTCACCACCCAAGTTGAACATCCAGCAGTACTCAATGTCTGCAAACAATTAGAAACCCAAGGTTACACTGTTACCTATCTATCAGTAAATAATCAAGGGCAGCTGGATCTAGATGAACTAGAAGCTTCCTTGACGGGTAACACCGCCTTGGTGACAATTATGTATGCGAATAACGAAACCGGAACGGTTTTCCCAATTGAGCAAATTGGGTTGCGCGTCAAAGAATCTGGCGCTATCTTCCATGTAGATGCGGTGCAAGCAGTGGGAAAAATCCCCTTGAATATGAAGACTAGCACCGTCGATATGTTAACTCTGTCTGGTCATAAGCTACACGGGCCGAAAGGAATTGGTGCTTTATATATCCGGCGCGGGGTTCGGTTCCGTCCCTTCATGATTGGGGGACACCAAGAACGTGGACGTAGGGCGGGTACAGAGAATGTTCCAGCAATTATCGCCTTGGGCAAAGCTGCGGAACTCGAACTGTTACACTTAGAAGAAGCGACGGCAAGAGAAAGAAAGCTGCGCGATCGCCTCGAACAAACTTTACTCGCTAAAATTCCCGATTGTGTCGTTAACGGTGACGTTACGCAGAGATTGCCAAACACAACCAATATCGGCTTCAAGTACATCGAAGGTGAAGCAATTCTACTGTTATTGAACAAATACGGTATCTGTGCATCATCCGGTTCTGCTTGTACCTCCGGTTCTCTAGAACCCTCCCATGTCCTACGGGCAATGGGCTTACCCTATACAACTTTGCACGGTTCAATTCGCTTCAGTCTTTGTCGCTACACCACAGAAGCCGAAATCGATCAAGTAATAGAAGTAATGCCCAGCATTGTAGAACGTCTACGCGCCCTCTCACCCTTCAAAAATGATGATGCAGGTTGGTTGCAAGGACAAGAACAAGCACTAGCGCATCGTTAA
- the nifU gene encoding Fe-S cluster assembly protein NifU, with the protein MWDYTDKVLELFYDPKNQGEIEETGEAGVKVATGEIGSIACGDALRLHLKVEVESDKILDARFQTFGCTSAIASSSALTEMVKGLTLDEALKVSNKDIADYLGGLPEAKMHCSVMGQEALEAAIYNYRGIPLATHDDDDEGALICSCFGISESKIRRVILENHLTDAEQVTNYVKAGGGCGSCLANIDDIIRSVQQEYASPALNNYGVQVATEIVTSKQRALTNVQKIALIQKVLDEEVRPVLIADGGDVELYDVEGDRVKVVLQGACGSCSSSTATLKIAIEARLQDRVSKSLVVEAV; encoded by the coding sequence ATGTGGGACTACACCGATAAAGTATTAGAACTGTTTTACGATCCCAAAAATCAGGGAGAAATTGAAGAAACGGGCGAAGCTGGAGTTAAGGTTGCAACGGGTGAAATCGGCAGCATTGCTTGCGGTGATGCTCTGAGATTGCACCTGAAAGTGGAAGTAGAATCTGATAAGATTCTAGATGCTCGTTTTCAAACCTTTGGTTGTACTAGTGCGATCGCATCTTCTAGTGCATTAACCGAAATGGTTAAAGGTTTAACCTTAGATGAAGCCTTGAAAGTATCCAACAAAGACATTGCAGATTACCTGGGTGGTTTGCCAGAAGCAAAGATGCACTGCTCTGTCATGGGACAAGAAGCGCTAGAAGCCGCTATCTACAATTATCGTGGCATACCTCTAGCTACCCACGATGATGATGATGAAGGCGCGTTAATTTGCAGTTGCTTTGGCATCAGCGAATCTAAAATTCGTCGCGTCATTCTAGAAAATCATCTCACGGATGCCGAGCAAGTAACAAATTATGTAAAAGCTGGTGGCGGATGCGGTTCCTGTCTGGCTAATATCGATGATATTATTAGATCAGTTCAACAGGAATACGCCTCACCTGCTCTCAACAATTACGGCGTACAAGTTGCCACAGAAATTGTTACATCTAAGCAACGAGCGCTAACAAACGTGCAAAAGATTGCTCTAATTCAAAAGGTTCTTGATGAAGAAGTCAGACCCGTACTGATTGCAGACGGGGGAGATGTAGAACTCTATGATGTAGAAGGCGATCGCGTTAAAGTTGTGCTGCAAGGTGCTTGTGGTTCCTGTTCTAGTAGTACAGCAACTCTCAAAATTGCGATCGAAGCCAGATTACAAGATCGTGTCAGCAAGAGCCTTGTAGTCGAAGCAGTTTAG
- a CDS encoding group 1 truncated hemoglobin, with protein sequence MSTLYDNIGGQPAIEQVVDELHKRIATDSLLGPVFAGTDMVKQRNHLVAFLAQIFEGPKQYGGRPMDKTHAGLNLQQPHFDAIAKHLGEAMAVRGVSAENTKAALDRVTNMKGAILNK encoded by the coding sequence ATGAGCACATTGTACGACAACATTGGTGGACAACCGGCTATTGAACAAGTAGTAGATGAACTCCACAAACGCATTGCTACAGACAGCCTCCTCGGCCCCGTTTTTGCTGGTACAGACATGGTAAAGCAACGCAATCATCTAGTTGCTTTCTTAGCTCAAATATTTGAAGGGCCAAAGCAATACGGCGGTCGTCCAATGGACAAAACCCACGCAGGATTGAATTTACAGCAACCACACTTCGATGCGATCGCCAAGCATCTCGGTGAAGCAATGGCTGTGCGTGGAGTGTCAGCAGAAAATACCAAAGCTGCACTAGATCGCGTCACAAACATGAAGGGCGCTATTTTGAACAAGTAA
- the nifH gene encoding nitrogenase iron protein has product MTEEKIRQIAFYGKGGIGKSTTSQNTLAAMAEMGQRILIVGCDPKADSTRLMLHSKAQTTVLHLAAERGAVEDIEIEEVMLTGFRNVRCVESGGPEPGVGCAGRGIITAINFLEENGAYQDLDFVSYDVLGDVVCGGFAMPIREGKAQEIYIVTSGEMMAMYAANNIARGVLKYAHTGGVRLGGLICNSRNTDREIELIETLAKRLNTQMIHYVPRDNIVQHAELRRMTVNEYAPESNQANEYRTLATKIINNTNLSIPTPIEMEELEELLIEFGILESEENAAKLVGQTQA; this is encoded by the coding sequence ATGACAGAAGAAAAGATTAGACAGATAGCTTTCTACGGTAAGGGCGGTATCGGTAAATCTACCACCTCTCAAAATACCTTGGCAGCTATGGCAGAAATGGGTCAACGCATCCTCATCGTCGGTTGCGACCCTAAAGCTGACTCCACCCGTTTGATGCTGCACAGCAAAGCTCAAACAACCGTTCTTCACCTCGCCGCAGAACGTGGTGCAGTAGAAGATATCGAAATCGAAGAAGTAATGTTAACCGGTTTCCGTAACGTTCGTTGCGTAGAATCTGGTGGGCCAGAACCCGGTGTAGGTTGCGCCGGTCGTGGTATTATCACCGCCATCAACTTCTTAGAAGAAAATGGTGCTTATCAAGACCTAGACTTCGTATCTTACGACGTATTAGGTGACGTTGTATGTGGTGGTTTCGCAATGCCTATCCGCGAAGGTAAGGCACAAGAAATCTACATCGTTACATCTGGTGAAATGATGGCGATGTACGCTGCTAACAACATCGCTCGTGGTGTTCTTAAGTATGCTCACACCGGTGGCGTGCGTTTGGGTGGTTTGATTTGTAACAGCCGTAACACAGACCGAGAAATCGAATTGATCGAAACCTTGGCAAAACGGTTGAACACCCAAATGATTCACTACGTACCCCGTGACAACATTGTTCAACACGCAGAATTGCGCCGCATGACTGTTAACGAGTACGCACCAGAAAGCAACCAAGCTAACGAATATCGGACATTGGCTACCAAGATCATCAACAACACAAACCTGTCTATTCCTACACCCATCGAAATGGAAGAACTAGAAGAATTGTTGATTGAATTTGGTATTCTCGAAAGCGAAGAAAATGCTGCCAAATTGGTTGGTCAGACTCAAGCTTAG
- the nifD gene encoding nitrogenase molybdenum-iron protein alpha chain produces MTPPENQNIIEERKELIKEVLSAYPDKAAKKREKHLSVYEEGKSDCGVKSNIKSLPGVMTARGCAYAGSKGVVWGPIKDMIHISHGPVGCGYWSWSGRRNYYIGTTGIDTFGTMHFTSDFQERDIVFGGDKKLVKLIQELDVLFPLNRGVSIQSECPIGLIGDDIEAVARKTSKEIGKPVVPVRCEGFRGVSQSLGHHIANDMVRDWVFTRADQAKKDGTLQFEGTPYDVAIIGDYNIGGDAWASRILLEEIGLRVVAQWSGDGTINEMLMTPNVKMNLIHCYRSMNYISRHMEEAYGIPWLEYNFFGPTKIAESLREIASKFDETIQANAEKVIAKYQPTMDAVIAKYRPRLDGKTVAIMVGGLRPRHVVPAFLDLGMKMIGTGYEFAHNDDYKRTTHYIENGTIVYDDVTAYEFEEFIKALKPDLVASGVKEKYVFQKMGLPFRQMHSWDYSEPSDRSSTSYNVRFFRGGRKKSLFLA; encoded by the coding sequence ATGACACCTCCAGAAAATCAAAACATCATCGAAGAAAGAAAAGAACTAATTAAAGAAGTTCTCAGTGCTTACCCAGACAAAGCTGCTAAAAAGCGCGAAAAGCACTTAAGTGTATACGAAGAAGGTAAGTCCGATTGCGGCGTTAAATCTAACATCAAATCCCTTCCTGGGGTAATGACCGCTCGTGGTTGTGCTTACGCCGGTTCTAAAGGTGTGGTTTGGGGCCCTATTAAGGACATGATCCACATCAGCCACGGGCCTGTAGGTTGCGGTTACTGGTCTTGGTCTGGTCGTCGTAACTACTACATCGGCACCACAGGTATTGATACCTTTGGTACTATGCACTTCACCTCTGACTTCCAAGAAAGAGATATCGTGTTTGGTGGTGACAAGAAACTTGTCAAGCTAATCCAAGAACTAGATGTACTTTTCCCCCTCAACCGTGGTGTTTCCATTCAATCAGAATGCCCCATCGGTCTAATTGGGGATGACATCGAAGCAGTTGCTCGGAAGACATCGAAAGAAATCGGCAAGCCAGTTGTACCTGTGCGTTGCGAAGGTTTCCGAGGTGTTTCCCAATCTTTGGGACACCACATTGCTAACGACATGGTTCGTGACTGGGTTTTCACCAGAGCAGACCAAGCGAAAAAAGACGGTACACTTCAGTTTGAAGGTACTCCTTATGATGTAGCCATCATTGGTGACTACAACATCGGTGGAGATGCTTGGGCTAGCCGCATCCTGTTAGAAGAAATCGGCTTGCGCGTAGTCGCTCAGTGGTCAGGTGATGGCACCATCAACGAAATGTTGATGACCCCCAATGTGAAGATGAACCTCATCCACTGTTACCGGTCGATGAACTACATCAGCCGTCACATGGAAGAAGCTTATGGTATACCCTGGTTGGAATACAACTTCTTCGGCCCCACCAAGATTGCTGAATCTTTACGGGAAATCGCTTCCAAGTTTGACGAAACAATCCAAGCAAACGCTGAGAAAGTTATCGCCAAATATCAGCCCACAATGGATGCGGTAATTGCTAAGTACCGCCCCCGTTTGGATGGTAAGACTGTTGCCATCATGGTTGGTGGTCTACGTCCTCGCCACGTTGTCCCAGCTTTCCTAGACTTGGGCATGAAGATGATTGGTACAGGTTATGAGTTCGCTCATAATGACGATTACAAACGTACCACTCACTACATCGAAAACGGCACCATCGTTTATGACGACGTTACCGCTTACGAATTCGAGGAATTTATCAAAGCGCTGAAGCCTGACCTAGTAGCTTCTGGTGTGAAAGAGAAGTATGTCTTCCAAAAGATGGGTCTTCCTTTCCGTCAAATGCACTCTTGGGATTACTCCGAACCTAGCGATCGCTCCTCAACATCATATAATGTAAGGTTTTTTCGCGGGGGTAGAAAAAAGAGTCTATTTCTAGCCTAA
- a CDS encoding HEPN domain-containing protein, whose product MPYSLDLAEKPHHKALFTLLRITSTQTNQTDTILLIAQALEALFVDGKEGIGNTLKQRLELVLGTPQTHKNWFSKFYNRRSQIAHGSMPILRPGDLYDMDDPSIENYIEEFYGSIDEAVAVILAVLQDLICNNAREYCFLQNVVRPNRHNQ is encoded by the coding sequence TTGCCATATTCTTTAGACTTGGCAGAAAAACCACACCATAAAGCTCTATTTACACTTCTTAGAATTACCAGCACTCAAACTAATCAGACAGACACTATTCTGCTAATTGCACAAGCCCTTGAAGCACTTTTTGTTGATGGTAAAGAAGGAATTGGTAATACTTTAAAGCAACGTCTAGAGCTAGTCCTTGGAACACCTCAAACTCATAAAAACTGGTTTAGTAAGTTTTATAATCGTAGGAGCCAAATTGCTCATGGTAGTATGCCTATCTTGCGCCCTGGTGATTTATATGATATGGATGACCCATCTATTGAGAACTATATTGAAGAATTCTATGGATCAATAGATGAAGCAGTTGCAGTTATCCTAGCAGTTTTACAAGATTTGATATGCAACAATGCTAGAGAATACTGTTTTCTTCAAAATGTTGTTAGACCCAATCGACACAATCAGTAG
- a CDS encoding type II restriction endonuclease — MCSYQNHLQSIDDLITTYEAIRAGFVALALEKNRRATPFVAEARALKEAASQAESPIELLKIKGIEMGLLTAAGLSDKSLAHLMPEDKVEAVNGLIKNFLEPAGANFPEELVFRFLLTRGDTLGGSMRNVGGVLAQRKLTRAILSTLTIAGTRYHWQHSKSKKWIAMTNNDSEIELSLRGISWESEIGNRTLIYNLTVPLVRSNVDLCLFNLAPAELVANKSSTIEPSVVAPYVIALGELKGGIDPAGADEHWKTAQAALNRIREAFSRVGHSPLTFFVGSAMSTTGYAYARRMAGEIWNQLENGTLSNAANLNRENQVASISRWLCSL, encoded by the coding sequence GAAGCAATTCGTGCAGGTTTTGTGGCTCTTGCACTGGAGAAAAATCGACGTGCTACGCCATTCGTCGCAGAAGCAAGGGCACTTAAAGAAGCTGCTAGTCAAGCTGAGAGTCCTATTGAATTACTAAAGATTAAGGGCATTGAGATGGGATTGTTAACTGCGGCAGGCTTATCTGATAAATCTCTAGCGCACCTGATGCCAGAGGATAAGGTAGAGGCTGTAAATGGTCTGATCAAAAATTTTCTTGAACCAGCAGGTGCAAACTTTCCAGAAGAATTGGTTTTTAGATTTTTACTGACTCGTGGTGACACACTTGGTGGTTCAATGCGAAATGTTGGAGGCGTGTTGGCACAAAGAAAGCTGACTCGTGCAATTCTCTCCACTCTCACGATCGCGGGTACAAGATACCACTGGCAACACTCAAAAAGTAAAAAGTGGATAGCCATGACAAATAATGACTCAGAAATTGAGTTATCTTTACGAGGAATAAGCTGGGAAAGCGAGATTGGTAATCGCACACTAATTTATAACCTGACTGTCCCGCTAGTTAGAAGTAATGTGGATCTATGTTTGTTTAACTTAGCCCCAGCAGAGTTAGTCGCCAACAAATCTAGCACCATTGAACCATCTGTAGTTGCGCCATACGTTATCGCCCTTGGTGAACTTAAAGGCGGCATAGATCCCGCAGGCGCAGATGAGCATTGGAAAACTGCACAAGCAGCACTAAATCGTATACGTGAAGCATTTTCTAGAGTAGGGCATTCACCTCTGACTTTCTTCGTAGGATCAGCGATGTCTACGACGGGCTACGCCTACGCTAGAAGGATGGCAGGCGAAATCTGGAATCAATTGGAAAACGGCACTCTCAGTAACGCTGCTAATTTAAATCGAGAGAACCAAGTTGCATCTATTTCTCGTTGGTTGTGCAGTCTATAA